The following coding sequences lie in one Panicum virgatum strain AP13 chromosome 6N, P.virgatum_v5, whole genome shotgun sequence genomic window:
- the LOC120679916 gene encoding protein FAR1-RELATED SEQUENCE 5-like isoform X5, with protein sequence MSRTGREPLSLEGGFGTAAVHGGAEASFSLWDGSIGSELAAPPVLGVDQGGTCLLPSSVRGSDQIASFLQSGRLDDTNAWIDGMFASADRNNCMPSIVGLPDLNISYSSTCPDTEVGLYNTSTPGRTTSRDDSFELSREFYSTTKNSIRLGDGHSIPTDIAQVIKKLDFNNGDDDDNFVFNCAASEAGTLNDNYSGIESFSIKLGEATMEDIGLQPAAVCRWGTKRCSLKKRKKNGADTDRYQLGQDFYCSCRDNPGANVKTSSSKTNCKAMLHLHRTSDDAWVVVEHISEHNHPLSETYREKKHWPSHHHLDKYTKDLIRLLRNNNIGITKLYTILGDFLGSMQNVPATKICLKLFCQKINREQAEDDIKKTLALVRELCKSDPGFMFSVDTDDDGRIKTFMWTNSHSRMQYDHFGDVVSFDTTFQTDLYDMPFGLFVGVNNHFQTVLLGGVLMTDEKIESFRWVFKEFASMMGGKEPKTILTDQCRAMEVAIAEEWKNTIHQWCKWPVLKRVKECVRTKYTSIKEFRDKFHFMLNEMLTIEEFENSWATLWKQYGLQDNDFLKQIYETREKWVKSYFKGVFYAGMTSTQRSESANHMLKNILSPGRTLHKFIDQYMKLQYIRDEDENYEERRNKLNSKRVTTGGPLVVHAHKIYTLKVFALFCELKEDSELYRTVELIQGQQYLVEHYNLDRVQHWCKGRYTIDIVDNGRKYSCECGLFEHFGLPCSHVLRVSKISVHQE encoded by the exons aTGTCCCGTACAGGAAGGGAGCCTCTGAGTCTGGAAGGAGGATTTGGGACGGCAGCGGTACACGGAGGTGCCGAGGCGAGTTTCTCCCTGTGGGATGGAAGCATTGGTTCTGAACTTGCAGCTCCGCCTGTCTTGGGGGTTGATCAAGGAGGGACTTGCTTGCTTCCGTCGTCGGTACGAGGAAGCGATCAGATCGCTTCATTCCTTCAGAG TGGACGGTTAGATGACACAAATGCGTGGATTGATGGCATGTTTGCGTCAGCTGATCGAAACAATTGCATGCCTAGTATTGTGGGGCTCCCAGATTTGAATATCTCCTACTCTAG CACATGTCCTGATACGGAAGTAGGGTTGTATAATACATCGACCCCAGGAAGAACTACTAGCAG AGATGATTCATTTGAGTTATCTAGGGAATTCTATTCGACTACGAAGAATAGTATCAG GTTGGGAGATGGGCATTCCATACCAACTGATATTGCACAAGTAATTAAGAAACTAGATTTCAAtaatggtgatgatgatgataatttTGTCTTCAACTGCGCTGCAAGTGAAGCTGGTACCTTAAACGATAATTATTCTGGAATTGAATCATTCAGTATTAAACTTGGTGAGGCGACGATGGAAGATATTGGTCTGCAACCAGCGGCAGTGTGCAG GTGGGGAACGAAAAGGTGCTctctgaagaagaggaagaaaaatgGAGCAGATACTGATCGATACCAGCTTGGACAAGATTTCTACTGCAGCTGCCGT GACAATCCAGGAGCTAATGTGAAGACAAGCTCATCAAAGACCAATTGCAAAGCAATGTTGCATCTGCATCGAACAAGCGATGATGCGTGGGTGGTGGTGGAGCATATTTCTGAGCATAATCATCCATTGTCTGAAACTTATCGTGAGAAAAAACATTGGCCTTCACACCATCATCTAGATAAGTACACAAAGGACTTGATCCGCCTGTTACGGAACAACAACATAGGTATTACAAAGCTTTATACCATTCTCGGTGATTTCTTGGGGTCAATGCAAAATGTGCCAGCTACAAAAATATGTTTGAAATTGTTTTGTCAGAAAATTAACAGAGAACAAGCTGAAGATGACATCAAGAAAACCTTAGCCCTGGTACGAGAACTCTGTAAATCTGATCCTGGTTTTATGTTTAGTGTTGACACAGACGATGATGGCAGAATTAAAACTTTCATGTGGACCAATAGCCATAGCAGAATGCAGTATGATCATTTTGGAGATGTGGTTAGTTTTGATACCACATTCCAAACGGATCTTTATGATATGCCATTTGGTTTATTCGTTGGGGTAAATAATCATTTCCAGACTGTATTGCTTGGAGGTGTGTTAATGACTGATGAGAAGATTGAAAGCTTCAGGTGGGTATTCAAGGAGTTTGCTTCAATGATGGGTGGCAAAGAACCGAAGACCATATTAACTG ATCAATGCCGAGCCATGGAAGTTGCAATCGCTGAAGAATGGAAGAACACAATTCACCAATGGTGCAAGTGGCCTGTTCTAAAAAGAGTCAAAGAATGTGTCAGAACAAAATATACCAGCATTAAGGAGTTTCGAGATAAGTTCCATTTCATGCTAAATGAGATGCTAACAATAGAGGAGTTTGAGAACAGTTGGGCCACGTTGTGGAAGCAATATGGTTTGCAAGATAATGATTTTTTGAAGCAAATTTATGAAACAAGGGAGAAATGGGTGAAAAGTTATTTCAAGGGGGTCTTCTATGCAGGAATGACTAGCACCCAAAGAAGTGAGAGTGCAAATCATATGTTGAAAAATATACTTTCACCTGGACGCACACTACACAAGTTTATAGATCAGTATATGAAGCTGCAATACATTAGGGATGAGGATGAAAACTATGAGGAAAGACGAAACAAGCTG aattcaaaaagaGTAACTACTGGAGGCCCTCTGGTAGTACATGCCCATAAGATTTACACACTTAAAGTTTTTGCACTATTCTGTGAGCTGAAAGAAGATTCAGAATTATACCGGACAGTGGAACTTATACAAGGGCAACAGTATTTGGTGGAGCACTACAATCTAGATCGAGTTCAGCATTGGTGCAAAGGGAGGTATACAATTGACATTGTAGACAATGGGAGGAAGTACAGCTGTGAGTGTGGCTTGTTTGAGCATTTCGGCCTGCCATGCAGCCACGTGTTAAGGGTGAGCAAAATCAGTGTTCACCAAGAATAA
- the LOC120679916 gene encoding protein FAR1-RELATED SEQUENCE 9-like isoform X1 has protein sequence MSRTGREPLSLEGGFGTAAVHGGAEASFSLWDGSIGSELAAPPVLGVDQGGTCLLPSSVRGSDQIASFLQSGRLDDTNAWIDGMFASADRNNCMPSIVGLPDLNISYSSTCPDTEVGLYNTSTPGRTTSRDDSFELSREFYSTTKNSIRLGDGHSIPTDIAQVIKKLDFNNGDDDDNFVFNCAASEAGTLNDNYSGIESFSIKLGEATMEDIGLQPAAVCRWGTKRCSLKKRKKNGADTDRYQLGQDFYCSCRDNPGANVKTSSSKTNCKAMLHLHRTSDDAWVVVEHISEHNHPLSETYREKKHWPSHHHLDKYTKDLIRLLRNNNIGITKLYTILGDFLGSMQNVPATKICLKLFCQKINREQAEDDIKKTLALVRELCKSDPGFMFSVDTDDDGRIKTFMWTNSHSRMQYDHFGDVVSFDTTFQTDLYDMPFGLFVGVNNHFQTVLLGGVLMTDEKIESFRWVFKEFASMMGGKEPKTILTDQCRAMEVAIAEEWKNTIHQWCKWPVLKRVKECVRTKYTSIKEFRDKFHFMLNEMLTIEEFENSWATLWKQYGLQDNDFLKQIYETREKWVKSYFKGVFYAGMTSTQRSESANHMLKNILSPGRTLHKFIDQYMKLQYIRDEDENYEERRNKLNSKRVTTGGPLVVHAHKIYTLKVFALFCELKEDSELYRTVELIQGQQYLVEHYNLDRVQHWCKGRYTIDIVDNGRKYSCECGLFEHFGLPCSHVLRVMISCGAQQLPECMVVQRWTKKARHVLPEELSQYKKDNLALLAQTYRHSSLLLKALQFIEMGDSNAESHTVAMKVLDDGIESLTEISKQKDGMGLGHTQTKNQYT, from the exons aTGTCCCGTACAGGAAGGGAGCCTCTGAGTCTGGAAGGAGGATTTGGGACGGCAGCGGTACACGGAGGTGCCGAGGCGAGTTTCTCCCTGTGGGATGGAAGCATTGGTTCTGAACTTGCAGCTCCGCCTGTCTTGGGGGTTGATCAAGGAGGGACTTGCTTGCTTCCGTCGTCGGTACGAGGAAGCGATCAGATCGCTTCATTCCTTCAGAG TGGACGGTTAGATGACACAAATGCGTGGATTGATGGCATGTTTGCGTCAGCTGATCGAAACAATTGCATGCCTAGTATTGTGGGGCTCCCAGATTTGAATATCTCCTACTCTAG CACATGTCCTGATACGGAAGTAGGGTTGTATAATACATCGACCCCAGGAAGAACTACTAGCAG AGATGATTCATTTGAGTTATCTAGGGAATTCTATTCGACTACGAAGAATAGTATCAG GTTGGGAGATGGGCATTCCATACCAACTGATATTGCACAAGTAATTAAGAAACTAGATTTCAAtaatggtgatgatgatgataatttTGTCTTCAACTGCGCTGCAAGTGAAGCTGGTACCTTAAACGATAATTATTCTGGAATTGAATCATTCAGTATTAAACTTGGTGAGGCGACGATGGAAGATATTGGTCTGCAACCAGCGGCAGTGTGCAG GTGGGGAACGAAAAGGTGCTctctgaagaagaggaagaaaaatgGAGCAGATACTGATCGATACCAGCTTGGACAAGATTTCTACTGCAGCTGCCGT GACAATCCAGGAGCTAATGTGAAGACAAGCTCATCAAAGACCAATTGCAAAGCAATGTTGCATCTGCATCGAACAAGCGATGATGCGTGGGTGGTGGTGGAGCATATTTCTGAGCATAATCATCCATTGTCTGAAACTTATCGTGAGAAAAAACATTGGCCTTCACACCATCATCTAGATAAGTACACAAAGGACTTGATCCGCCTGTTACGGAACAACAACATAGGTATTACAAAGCTTTATACCATTCTCGGTGATTTCTTGGGGTCAATGCAAAATGTGCCAGCTACAAAAATATGTTTGAAATTGTTTTGTCAGAAAATTAACAGAGAACAAGCTGAAGATGACATCAAGAAAACCTTAGCCCTGGTACGAGAACTCTGTAAATCTGATCCTGGTTTTATGTTTAGTGTTGACACAGACGATGATGGCAGAATTAAAACTTTCATGTGGACCAATAGCCATAGCAGAATGCAGTATGATCATTTTGGAGATGTGGTTAGTTTTGATACCACATTCCAAACGGATCTTTATGATATGCCATTTGGTTTATTCGTTGGGGTAAATAATCATTTCCAGACTGTATTGCTTGGAGGTGTGTTAATGACTGATGAGAAGATTGAAAGCTTCAGGTGGGTATTCAAGGAGTTTGCTTCAATGATGGGTGGCAAAGAACCGAAGACCATATTAACTG ATCAATGCCGAGCCATGGAAGTTGCAATCGCTGAAGAATGGAAGAACACAATTCACCAATGGTGCAAGTGGCCTGTTCTAAAAAGAGTCAAAGAATGTGTCAGAACAAAATATACCAGCATTAAGGAGTTTCGAGATAAGTTCCATTTCATGCTAAATGAGATGCTAACAATAGAGGAGTTTGAGAACAGTTGGGCCACGTTGTGGAAGCAATATGGTTTGCAAGATAATGATTTTTTGAAGCAAATTTATGAAACAAGGGAGAAATGGGTGAAAAGTTATTTCAAGGGGGTCTTCTATGCAGGAATGACTAGCACCCAAAGAAGTGAGAGTGCAAATCATATGTTGAAAAATATACTTTCACCTGGACGCACACTACACAAGTTTATAGATCAGTATATGAAGCTGCAATACATTAGGGATGAGGATGAAAACTATGAGGAAAGACGAAACAAGCTG aattcaaaaagaGTAACTACTGGAGGCCCTCTGGTAGTACATGCCCATAAGATTTACACACTTAAAGTTTTTGCACTATTCTGTGAGCTGAAAGAAGATTCAGAATTATACCGGACAGTGGAACTTATACAAGGGCAACAGTATTTGGTGGAGCACTACAATCTAGATCGAGTTCAGCATTGGTGCAAAGGGAGGTATACAATTGACATTGTAGACAATGGGAGGAAGTACAGCTGTGAGTGTGGCTTGTTTGAGCATTTCGGCCTGCCATGCAGCCACGTGTTAAGG GTAATGATCAGTTGTGGTGCGCAGCAACTACCAGAGTGTATGGTAGTGCAGCGCTGGACCAAGAAAGCGCGTCATGTACTGCCTGAAGAACTATCACAATACAAAAAGGACAACCTGGCACTTTTAGCTCAGACATACAGGCACTCCTCACTTCTGCTCAAAGCTCTTCAGTTCATTGAAATGGGGGACAGCAATGCAGAGAGCCACACAGTCGCCATGAAAGTGCTAGATGATGGAATAGAGTCTTTGACTGAGATTTCCAAACAAAAGGACGGAATGGGCCTAGGACACACTCAAACAAAAAATCAATATACCTGA
- the LOC120679916 gene encoding protein FAR1-RELATED SEQUENCE 9-like isoform X2 has translation MSRTGREPLSLEGGFGTAAVHGGAEASFSLWDGSIGSELAAPPVLGVDQGGTCLLPSSVRGSDQIASFLQSGRLDDTNAWIDGMFASADRNNCMPSIVGLPDLNISYSSTCPDTEVGLYNTSTPGRTTSRDDSFELSREFYSTTKNSIRLGDGHSIPTDIAQVIKKLDFNNGDDDDNFVFNCAASEAGTLNDNYSGIESFSIKLGEATMEDIGLQPAAVCRWGTKRCSLKKRKKNGADTDRYQLGQDFYCSCRDNPGANVKTSSSKTNCKAMLHLHRTSDDAWVVVEHISEHNHPLSETYREKKHWPSHHHLDKYTKDLIRLLRNNNIGITKLYTILGDFLGSMQNVPATKICLKLFCQKINREQAEDDIKKTLALVRELCKSDPGFMFSVDTDDDGRIKTFMWTNSHSRMQYDHFGDVTVLLGGVLMTDEKIESFRWVFKEFASMMGGKEPKTILTDQCRAMEVAIAEEWKNTIHQWCKWPVLKRVKECVRTKYTSIKEFRDKFHFMLNEMLTIEEFENSWATLWKQYGLQDNDFLKQIYETREKWVKSYFKGVFYAGMTSTQRSESANHMLKNILSPGRTLHKFIDQYMKLQYIRDEDENYEERRNKLNSKRVTTGGPLVVHAHKIYTLKVFALFCELKEDSELYRTVELIQGQQYLVEHYNLDRVQHWCKGRYTIDIVDNGRKYSCECGLFEHFGLPCSHVLRVMISCGAQQLPECMVVQRWTKKARHVLPEELSQYKKDNLALLAQTYRHSSLLLKALQFIEMGDSNAESHTVAMKVLDDGIESLTEISKQKDGMGLGHTQTKNQYT, from the exons aTGTCCCGTACAGGAAGGGAGCCTCTGAGTCTGGAAGGAGGATTTGGGACGGCAGCGGTACACGGAGGTGCCGAGGCGAGTTTCTCCCTGTGGGATGGAAGCATTGGTTCTGAACTTGCAGCTCCGCCTGTCTTGGGGGTTGATCAAGGAGGGACTTGCTTGCTTCCGTCGTCGGTACGAGGAAGCGATCAGATCGCTTCATTCCTTCAGAG TGGACGGTTAGATGACACAAATGCGTGGATTGATGGCATGTTTGCGTCAGCTGATCGAAACAATTGCATGCCTAGTATTGTGGGGCTCCCAGATTTGAATATCTCCTACTCTAG CACATGTCCTGATACGGAAGTAGGGTTGTATAATACATCGACCCCAGGAAGAACTACTAGCAG AGATGATTCATTTGAGTTATCTAGGGAATTCTATTCGACTACGAAGAATAGTATCAG GTTGGGAGATGGGCATTCCATACCAACTGATATTGCACAAGTAATTAAGAAACTAGATTTCAAtaatggtgatgatgatgataatttTGTCTTCAACTGCGCTGCAAGTGAAGCTGGTACCTTAAACGATAATTATTCTGGAATTGAATCATTCAGTATTAAACTTGGTGAGGCGACGATGGAAGATATTGGTCTGCAACCAGCGGCAGTGTGCAG GTGGGGAACGAAAAGGTGCTctctgaagaagaggaagaaaaatgGAGCAGATACTGATCGATACCAGCTTGGACAAGATTTCTACTGCAGCTGCCGT GACAATCCAGGAGCTAATGTGAAGACAAGCTCATCAAAGACCAATTGCAAAGCAATGTTGCATCTGCATCGAACAAGCGATGATGCGTGGGTGGTGGTGGAGCATATTTCTGAGCATAATCATCCATTGTCTGAAACTTATCGTGAGAAAAAACATTGGCCTTCACACCATCATCTAGATAAGTACACAAAGGACTTGATCCGCCTGTTACGGAACAACAACATAGGTATTACAAAGCTTTATACCATTCTCGGTGATTTCTTGGGGTCAATGCAAAATGTGCCAGCTACAAAAATATGTTTGAAATTGTTTTGTCAGAAAATTAACAGAGAACAAGCTGAAGATGACATCAAGAAAACCTTAGCCCTGGTACGAGAACTCTGTAAATCTGATCCTGGTTTTATGTTTAGTGTTGACACAGACGATGATGGCAGAATTAAAACTTTCATGTGGACCAATAGCCATAGCAGAATGCAGTATGATCATTTTGGAGATGTG ACTGTATTGCTTGGAGGTGTGTTAATGACTGATGAGAAGATTGAAAGCTTCAGGTGGGTATTCAAGGAGTTTGCTTCAATGATGGGTGGCAAAGAACCGAAGACCATATTAACTG ATCAATGCCGAGCCATGGAAGTTGCAATCGCTGAAGAATGGAAGAACACAATTCACCAATGGTGCAAGTGGCCTGTTCTAAAAAGAGTCAAAGAATGTGTCAGAACAAAATATACCAGCATTAAGGAGTTTCGAGATAAGTTCCATTTCATGCTAAATGAGATGCTAACAATAGAGGAGTTTGAGAACAGTTGGGCCACGTTGTGGAAGCAATATGGTTTGCAAGATAATGATTTTTTGAAGCAAATTTATGAAACAAGGGAGAAATGGGTGAAAAGTTATTTCAAGGGGGTCTTCTATGCAGGAATGACTAGCACCCAAAGAAGTGAGAGTGCAAATCATATGTTGAAAAATATACTTTCACCTGGACGCACACTACACAAGTTTATAGATCAGTATATGAAGCTGCAATACATTAGGGATGAGGATGAAAACTATGAGGAAAGACGAAACAAGCTG aattcaaaaagaGTAACTACTGGAGGCCCTCTGGTAGTACATGCCCATAAGATTTACACACTTAAAGTTTTTGCACTATTCTGTGAGCTGAAAGAAGATTCAGAATTATACCGGACAGTGGAACTTATACAAGGGCAACAGTATTTGGTGGAGCACTACAATCTAGATCGAGTTCAGCATTGGTGCAAAGGGAGGTATACAATTGACATTGTAGACAATGGGAGGAAGTACAGCTGTGAGTGTGGCTTGTTTGAGCATTTCGGCCTGCCATGCAGCCACGTGTTAAGG GTAATGATCAGTTGTGGTGCGCAGCAACTACCAGAGTGTATGGTAGTGCAGCGCTGGACCAAGAAAGCGCGTCATGTACTGCCTGAAGAACTATCACAATACAAAAAGGACAACCTGGCACTTTTAGCTCAGACATACAGGCACTCCTCACTTCTGCTCAAAGCTCTTCAGTTCATTGAAATGGGGGACAGCAATGCAGAGAGCCACACAGTCGCCATGAAAGTGCTAGATGATGGAATAGAGTCTTTGACTGAGATTTCCAAACAAAAGGACGGAATGGGCCTAGGACACACTCAAACAAAAAATCAATATACCTGA
- the LOC120679916 gene encoding protein FAR1-RELATED SEQUENCE 9-like isoform X4 — translation MSRTGREPLSLEGGFGTAAVHGGAEASFSLWDGSIGSELAAPPVLGVDQGGTCLLPSSVRGSDQIASFLQSGRLDDTNAWIDGMFASADRNNCMPSIVGLPDLNISYSSIKLGEATMEDIGLQPAAVCRWGTKRCSLKKRKKNGADTDRYQLGQDFYCSCRDNPGANVKTSSSKTNCKAMLHLHRTSDDAWVVVEHISEHNHPLSETYREKKHWPSHHHLDKYTKDLIRLLRNNNIGITKLYTILGDFLGSMQNVPATKICLKLFCQKINREQAEDDIKKTLALVRELCKSDPGFMFSVDTDDDGRIKTFMWTNSHSRMQYDHFGDVVSFDTTFQTDLYDMPFGLFVGVNNHFQTVLLGGVLMTDEKIESFRWVFKEFASMMGGKEPKTILTDQCRAMEVAIAEEWKNTIHQWCKWPVLKRVKECVRTKYTSIKEFRDKFHFMLNEMLTIEEFENSWATLWKQYGLQDNDFLKQIYETREKWVKSYFKGVFYAGMTSTQRSESANHMLKNILSPGRTLHKFIDQYMKLQYIRDEDENYEERRNKLNSKRVTTGGPLVVHAHKIYTLKVFALFCELKEDSELYRTVELIQGQQYLVEHYNLDRVQHWCKGRYTIDIVDNGRKYSCECGLFEHFGLPCSHVLRVMISCGAQQLPECMVVQRWTKKARHVLPEELSQYKKDNLALLAQTYRHSSLLLKALQFIEMGDSNAESHTVAMKVLDDGIESLTEISKQKDGMGLGHTQTKNQYT, via the exons aTGTCCCGTACAGGAAGGGAGCCTCTGAGTCTGGAAGGAGGATTTGGGACGGCAGCGGTACACGGAGGTGCCGAGGCGAGTTTCTCCCTGTGGGATGGAAGCATTGGTTCTGAACTTGCAGCTCCGCCTGTCTTGGGGGTTGATCAAGGAGGGACTTGCTTGCTTCCGTCGTCGGTACGAGGAAGCGATCAGATCGCTTCATTCCTTCAGAG TGGACGGTTAGATGACACAAATGCGTGGATTGATGGCATGTTTGCGTCAGCTGATCGAAACAATTGCATGCCTAGTATTGTGGGGCTCCCAGATTTGAATATCTCCTACTCTAG TATTAAACTTGGTGAGGCGACGATGGAAGATATTGGTCTGCAACCAGCGGCAGTGTGCAG GTGGGGAACGAAAAGGTGCTctctgaagaagaggaagaaaaatgGAGCAGATACTGATCGATACCAGCTTGGACAAGATTTCTACTGCAGCTGCCGT GACAATCCAGGAGCTAATGTGAAGACAAGCTCATCAAAGACCAATTGCAAAGCAATGTTGCATCTGCATCGAACAAGCGATGATGCGTGGGTGGTGGTGGAGCATATTTCTGAGCATAATCATCCATTGTCTGAAACTTATCGTGAGAAAAAACATTGGCCTTCACACCATCATCTAGATAAGTACACAAAGGACTTGATCCGCCTGTTACGGAACAACAACATAGGTATTACAAAGCTTTATACCATTCTCGGTGATTTCTTGGGGTCAATGCAAAATGTGCCAGCTACAAAAATATGTTTGAAATTGTTTTGTCAGAAAATTAACAGAGAACAAGCTGAAGATGACATCAAGAAAACCTTAGCCCTGGTACGAGAACTCTGTAAATCTGATCCTGGTTTTATGTTTAGTGTTGACACAGACGATGATGGCAGAATTAAAACTTTCATGTGGACCAATAGCCATAGCAGAATGCAGTATGATCATTTTGGAGATGTGGTTAGTTTTGATACCACATTCCAAACGGATCTTTATGATATGCCATTTGGTTTATTCGTTGGGGTAAATAATCATTTCCAGACTGTATTGCTTGGAGGTGTGTTAATGACTGATGAGAAGATTGAAAGCTTCAGGTGGGTATTCAAGGAGTTTGCTTCAATGATGGGTGGCAAAGAACCGAAGACCATATTAACTG ATCAATGCCGAGCCATGGAAGTTGCAATCGCTGAAGAATGGAAGAACACAATTCACCAATGGTGCAAGTGGCCTGTTCTAAAAAGAGTCAAAGAATGTGTCAGAACAAAATATACCAGCATTAAGGAGTTTCGAGATAAGTTCCATTTCATGCTAAATGAGATGCTAACAATAGAGGAGTTTGAGAACAGTTGGGCCACGTTGTGGAAGCAATATGGTTTGCAAGATAATGATTTTTTGAAGCAAATTTATGAAACAAGGGAGAAATGGGTGAAAAGTTATTTCAAGGGGGTCTTCTATGCAGGAATGACTAGCACCCAAAGAAGTGAGAGTGCAAATCATATGTTGAAAAATATACTTTCACCTGGACGCACACTACACAAGTTTATAGATCAGTATATGAAGCTGCAATACATTAGGGATGAGGATGAAAACTATGAGGAAAGACGAAACAAGCTG aattcaaaaagaGTAACTACTGGAGGCCCTCTGGTAGTACATGCCCATAAGATTTACACACTTAAAGTTTTTGCACTATTCTGTGAGCTGAAAGAAGATTCAGAATTATACCGGACAGTGGAACTTATACAAGGGCAACAGTATTTGGTGGAGCACTACAATCTAGATCGAGTTCAGCATTGGTGCAAAGGGAGGTATACAATTGACATTGTAGACAATGGGAGGAAGTACAGCTGTGAGTGTGGCTTGTTTGAGCATTTCGGCCTGCCATGCAGCCACGTGTTAAGG GTAATGATCAGTTGTGGTGCGCAGCAACTACCAGAGTGTATGGTAGTGCAGCGCTGGACCAAGAAAGCGCGTCATGTACTGCCTGAAGAACTATCACAATACAAAAAGGACAACCTGGCACTTTTAGCTCAGACATACAGGCACTCCTCACTTCTGCTCAAAGCTCTTCAGTTCATTGAAATGGGGGACAGCAATGCAGAGAGCCACACAGTCGCCATGAAAGTGCTAGATGATGGAATAGAGTCTTTGACTGAGATTTCCAAACAAAAGGACGGAATGGGCCTAGGACACACTCAAACAAAAAATCAATATACCTGA